One region of Diabrotica undecimpunctata isolate CICGRU chromosome 6, icDiaUnde3, whole genome shotgun sequence genomic DNA includes:
- the Ge-1 gene encoding enhancer of mRNA-decapping protein 4 isoform X1: MASSLVGPKPNTVQNIKYSGSDAEFCTDVTGETVIISSNDGSHTHGSSKLKLIDRIDYNWEFRYYHGHLVAAHNNGKVIAYAMKGKDGGMVRVTNQETGTRALIKNFKDDIKDIAFAYLRDEIILGCVDSEGNVLVYKITDETKSISYTLLLHVYHHRSNISKINYRLIWCPYMAVDDDEASDDPEKMFVVLNGNRAAIYNLSMLSEKCHVNNSIDPDETFEGYIEINHNAEVIDAAFSSDGSHIAIATGDGYVKFFQLYMFNSEKQKFLYEWQPHDGTPLSSLIFIDKILEYSSECWKFTITGANDNSEIKLWSCETWTCLQTIHFKPHPNSISGLYLNVSIDYTGQYLLVSDINYRVLYVLELNRNDKEQMVQVTRIAGFLLPAPFLSFHILEATSRTMPFSYNNSTEDEFYEERDEFDEDSERTAICLKMLVIQPKKFQECNIVFQPETMFYNTLNSSAEVLEKNEKFPKLDDLQESVSLLIQQKSNSNLTLMTPDDFTPSGRNTRPNSVRNETNNSLDASIAEVNDVVVDNLIDFQRPQKDNFASGGSSPSREVQEILSLNNSTYSTQDFFDNLPKLQDNQEEPQKDYSNQTSLNYPEKITNESVWQNVPVVPENEIIKDEALRKELRLSVGEEKSQLQILGYRINALENIVQEQNGLIEKIHGEKKELDLALSNQQLQIMKMLETLVNMQKTSERDLQENILTGVSQIFTKSLADKVQQILTNEVKMIILPAIQSQVESYRHQLESQYAQKISHTDMMLRDNIAKAFNNKALADTLSLSVVNIVAPSLEKCYRDIISSSLIPSWERVCGQMFQQINETFTRGTKEYTASVESYMDKQRRVQEKGKDLIVQMQNVSETMKSNADKLTSNLTTEIHKQFQTVFKSMNDKLTSNIRDIVIEQVKQGFKSHATVIEDSVMNAVRSRAVTPSPLLDSHVTTLNQIQLFISRHNYNDAFQIALSAENLGYVIHVCERVDIQTLFGEECLLQQTCLLALIQQLSLELNKNTDLKLSYIRAAFLSLSPDCTATKHFIPKVLKDLLKQLNLFIQSNPPVKQLKEAKLIKMAVESMLVK, encoded by the exons taaatACTCCGGTTCTGATGCTGAATTTTGTACAGATGTTACTGGTGAAACAGTAATTATTTCCAGTAATGATGGTAGTCATACTCATGGAAGCTCCAAACTGAAGTTAATAGATAGAATAGACTATAATTGGGAATTTCGTTATTATCATGGGCACCTTGTTGCAGCTCATAATAATGGAAAAGTTATTGCCTATGCAATGAAAG gaaAGGACGGTGGTATGGTGAGAGTAACCAACCAAGAAACTGGTACAAGAGCTCTAATAAAGAATTTTAAAGACGATATTAAGGACATTGCTTTTGCCTATTTAAGAGACGAAATTATTTTGGGTTGCGTAGATAGTGAAGGAAATGTATTAGTCTACAAAATAACTGATGAAACGAAGTCAATATC ATATACATTACTGTTACATGTATATCATCATCGTTCAAATATATCGAAAATTAATTACAGACTTATATGGTGTCCTTATATGGCGGTTGACGATGATGAAGCTAGTGATGATCCAGAAAAAATGTTTGTAGTACTTAATGGAAACAGAG CTGCAATATACAATTTAAGTATGTTGAGTGAAAAATGTCATGTAAACAATTCAATCGATCCTGACGAAACCTTTGAAGGCTACATAGAAATTAATCACAACGCTGAAGTAATAGATGCTGCATTTTCTTCAGATGGTAGTCACATAGCGATAGCAACTGGTGATGGATATGTTAAATTTTTTCAA TTATATATGTTTAACTCGGAGAAACAAAAATTTCTTTATGAGTGGCAACCTCATGATGGTACTCCTCTTTCGTCCCTTATATTTATAGATAAAATCTTGGAGTATAGTTCAGA GTGCTGGAAATTTACAATAACAGGAGCAAACGACAATTCTGAAATTAAACTGTGGTCTTGCGAAACTTGGACTTGCTTACAGACAATCCACTTTAAACCCCATCCTAATTCAATATCCGGCCTGTACCTCAACGTGTCAATTGACTATACCGGCCAATATCTATTGGTATCAGATATTAATTACAGAGTTTTGTACGTGTTAGAATTAAATAGAAATGACAAAGAACAAATGGTACAAGTCACAAGGATAGCAGGGTTTTTATTACCAGCTCCTTTCTTAAGTTTTCACATATTAGAAGCTACTAGTCGTACAATGCCATTTTCTTACAATAATAGTACAGaagatgaattttatgaagaGAGAGATGAATTTGATGAAGATTCAGAGAGGACAGCGATTTGCTTGAAGATGTTAGTTATACAACCTAAGAAGTTTCAAGAATGTAATATAGTTTTCCAACCTGAAACTATGTTTTATAATACGTTAAATAGTTCTGCAGAAGTGCTGGAGAAAAACGAAAAATTCCCCAAATTGGACGATCTACAAGAATCAGTATCATTGCTCATACAACAAAAAAGCAATTCAAATTTAACTTTAATGACACCAGATGACTTTACACCTTCAGGGCGAAATACGCGACCGAACAGTgttagaaatgaaacgaataatTCTTTAGACGCATCTATAGCAGAAGTAAACGATGTCGTCGTTGATAATCTTATAGATTTCCAAAGACCTCAAAAAGACAATTTTGCCAGTGGTGGTTCCAGTCCGAGCAGAGAGGTGCAAGAAATATTATCTTTGAACAATTCTACGTACAGCACTCAAGACTTCTTTGACAATCTTCCCAAACTTCAAGACAATCAAGAGGAGCCCCAAAAAGACTACTCAAATCAGACTAGCCTTAACTATCCGGAAAAGATAACTAACGAATCAGTTTGGCAAAATGTACCTGTGGTTCCAGaaaatgaaattataaaagaCGAAGCTCTAAGGAAAGAATTAAG ATTAAGTGTAGGCGAGGAAAAATCACAGTTGCAAATTCTGGGATATCGCATTAATGCCTTAGAAAACATAGTGCAAGAACAAAACGGTCTTATAGAAAAAATCCATGGCGAGAAAAAAGAATTGGATTTGGCCTTATCAAATCAACAACTACAAATCATGAAGATGCTAGAAACGCTCGTTAACATGCAGAAGACCAGTGAACGAGATTTACAAGAGAACATTTTGACTGGGGTCAGTCAAATTTTCACGAAATCCTTAGCGGACAAGGTGCAGCAGATCCTTACTAATGAAGTTAAGATGATTATTTTGCCAGCTATTCAAAGTCAAGTAGAGTCGTACAGACATCAGCTTGAAAGTCAATATGCTCAAAAAATAAGTCATACTGATATGATGTTAAGAGATAATATCGCGAAAGCTTTTAATAATAAG GCTCTGGCAGATACTCTTAGCTTGTCCGTTGTAAACATCGTAGCACCTAGTCTTGAAAAATGTTATCGGGATATAATTTCTTCATCTTTAATTCCGTCTTGGGAACGAGTATGTGGCCAAATGTTCCAACAAATTAACGAGACATTTACTCGAGGTACCAAAGAAT ATACTGCATCAGTAGAAAGTTACATGGACAAACAAAGAAGAGTGCAGGAGAAGGGAAAAGATTTGATAGTACAAATGCAAAATGTCTCAGAAACCATGAAAAGCAACGCTGACAAATTAACTAGCAATTTGACGACTGAGATACATAAACAGtttcaaacagtttttaaaag tatgaaCGATAAGCTTACGAGTAATATACGAGACATTGTGATAGAACAGGTAAAACAAGGATTCAAAAGTCACGCCACTGTCATAGAAGACAGTGTTATGAATGCAGTCCGATCAAGGGCAGTTACTCCCTCGCCACTTCTGGATTCTCAT GTGACCACCTTGAACCAGATTCAACTTTTTATATCAAGGCACAATTATAACGATGCCTTTCAAATAGCACTAAGCGCTGAAAATTTGGGTTACGTTATTCACGTATGTGAACGCGTTGACATACAAACTTTGTTTGGCGAAGAATGTCTTTTACAACAAACTTGTCTATTAGCCCTTATTCAACAACTGAGCTTGGAGTTAAATAAGAATACAGATCTGAAATTGAG ttATATCCGTGCTGCGTTCCTGTCTTTATCGCCAGATTGTACAGCAACAAAACATTTCATTCCAAAGGTTTTGAAAGATTTATTAAAACAGCTGAACCTTTTTATTCAGTCGAATCCACCAGTGaaacaattaaaagaagcgaaactTATTAAAATGGCTGTGGAAAGCATGTTAGTTAAGTGA
- the Ge-1 gene encoding enhancer of mRNA-decapping protein 4 homolog isoform X2, translating into MASSLVGPKPNTVQNIKYSGSDAEFCTDVTGETVIISSNDGSHTHGSSKLKLIDRIDYNWEFRYYHGHLVAAHNNGKVIAYAMKGKDGGMVRVTNQETGTRALIKNFKDDIKDIAFAYLRDEIILGCVDSEGNVLVYKITDETKSISYTLLLHVYHHRSNISKINYRLIWCPYMAVDDDEASDDPEKMFVVLNGNRAAIYNLSMLSEKCHVNNSIDPDETFEGYIEINHNAEVIDAAFSSDGSHIAIATGDGYVKFFQLYMFNSEKQKFLYEWQPHDGTPLSSLIFIDKILEYSSECWKFTITGANDNSEIKLWSCETWTCLQTIHFKPHPNSISGLYLNVSIDYTGQYLLVSDINYRVLYVLELNRNDKEQMVQVTRIAGFLLPAPFLSFHILEATSRTMPFSYNNSTEDEFYEERDEFDEDSERTAICLKMLVIQPKKFQECNIVFQPETMFYNTLNSSAEVLEKNEKFPKLDDLQESVSLLIQQKSNSNLTLMTPDDFTPSGRNTRPNSVRNETNNSLDASIAEVNDVVVDNLIDFQRPQKDNFASGGSSPSREVQEILSLNNSTYSTQDFFDNLPKLQDNQEEPQKDYSNQTSLNYPEKITNESVWQNVPVVPENEIIKDEALRKELRLSVGEEKSQLQILGYRINALENIVQEQNGLIEKIHGEKKELDLALSNQQLQIMKMLETLVNMQKTSERDLQENILTGVSQIFTKSLADKVQQILTNEVKMIILPAIQSQVESYRHQLESQYAQKISHTDMMLRDNIAKAFNNKALADTLSLSVVNIVAPSLEKCYRDIISSSLIPSWERVCGQMFQQINETFTRGTKEYTASVESYMDKQRRVQEKGKDLIVQMQNVSETMKSNADKLTSNLTTEIHKQFQTVFKSMNDKLTSNIRDIVIEQVKQGFKSHATVIEDSVMNAVRSRAVTPSPLLDSHIFSGDAL; encoded by the exons taaatACTCCGGTTCTGATGCTGAATTTTGTACAGATGTTACTGGTGAAACAGTAATTATTTCCAGTAATGATGGTAGTCATACTCATGGAAGCTCCAAACTGAAGTTAATAGATAGAATAGACTATAATTGGGAATTTCGTTATTATCATGGGCACCTTGTTGCAGCTCATAATAATGGAAAAGTTATTGCCTATGCAATGAAAG gaaAGGACGGTGGTATGGTGAGAGTAACCAACCAAGAAACTGGTACAAGAGCTCTAATAAAGAATTTTAAAGACGATATTAAGGACATTGCTTTTGCCTATTTAAGAGACGAAATTATTTTGGGTTGCGTAGATAGTGAAGGAAATGTATTAGTCTACAAAATAACTGATGAAACGAAGTCAATATC ATATACATTACTGTTACATGTATATCATCATCGTTCAAATATATCGAAAATTAATTACAGACTTATATGGTGTCCTTATATGGCGGTTGACGATGATGAAGCTAGTGATGATCCAGAAAAAATGTTTGTAGTACTTAATGGAAACAGAG CTGCAATATACAATTTAAGTATGTTGAGTGAAAAATGTCATGTAAACAATTCAATCGATCCTGACGAAACCTTTGAAGGCTACATAGAAATTAATCACAACGCTGAAGTAATAGATGCTGCATTTTCTTCAGATGGTAGTCACATAGCGATAGCAACTGGTGATGGATATGTTAAATTTTTTCAA TTATATATGTTTAACTCGGAGAAACAAAAATTTCTTTATGAGTGGCAACCTCATGATGGTACTCCTCTTTCGTCCCTTATATTTATAGATAAAATCTTGGAGTATAGTTCAGA GTGCTGGAAATTTACAATAACAGGAGCAAACGACAATTCTGAAATTAAACTGTGGTCTTGCGAAACTTGGACTTGCTTACAGACAATCCACTTTAAACCCCATCCTAATTCAATATCCGGCCTGTACCTCAACGTGTCAATTGACTATACCGGCCAATATCTATTGGTATCAGATATTAATTACAGAGTTTTGTACGTGTTAGAATTAAATAGAAATGACAAAGAACAAATGGTACAAGTCACAAGGATAGCAGGGTTTTTATTACCAGCTCCTTTCTTAAGTTTTCACATATTAGAAGCTACTAGTCGTACAATGCCATTTTCTTACAATAATAGTACAGaagatgaattttatgaagaGAGAGATGAATTTGATGAAGATTCAGAGAGGACAGCGATTTGCTTGAAGATGTTAGTTATACAACCTAAGAAGTTTCAAGAATGTAATATAGTTTTCCAACCTGAAACTATGTTTTATAATACGTTAAATAGTTCTGCAGAAGTGCTGGAGAAAAACGAAAAATTCCCCAAATTGGACGATCTACAAGAATCAGTATCATTGCTCATACAACAAAAAAGCAATTCAAATTTAACTTTAATGACACCAGATGACTTTACACCTTCAGGGCGAAATACGCGACCGAACAGTgttagaaatgaaacgaataatTCTTTAGACGCATCTATAGCAGAAGTAAACGATGTCGTCGTTGATAATCTTATAGATTTCCAAAGACCTCAAAAAGACAATTTTGCCAGTGGTGGTTCCAGTCCGAGCAGAGAGGTGCAAGAAATATTATCTTTGAACAATTCTACGTACAGCACTCAAGACTTCTTTGACAATCTTCCCAAACTTCAAGACAATCAAGAGGAGCCCCAAAAAGACTACTCAAATCAGACTAGCCTTAACTATCCGGAAAAGATAACTAACGAATCAGTTTGGCAAAATGTACCTGTGGTTCCAGaaaatgaaattataaaagaCGAAGCTCTAAGGAAAGAATTAAG ATTAAGTGTAGGCGAGGAAAAATCACAGTTGCAAATTCTGGGATATCGCATTAATGCCTTAGAAAACATAGTGCAAGAACAAAACGGTCTTATAGAAAAAATCCATGGCGAGAAAAAAGAATTGGATTTGGCCTTATCAAATCAACAACTACAAATCATGAAGATGCTAGAAACGCTCGTTAACATGCAGAAGACCAGTGAACGAGATTTACAAGAGAACATTTTGACTGGGGTCAGTCAAATTTTCACGAAATCCTTAGCGGACAAGGTGCAGCAGATCCTTACTAATGAAGTTAAGATGATTATTTTGCCAGCTATTCAAAGTCAAGTAGAGTCGTACAGACATCAGCTTGAAAGTCAATATGCTCAAAAAATAAGTCATACTGATATGATGTTAAGAGATAATATCGCGAAAGCTTTTAATAATAAG GCTCTGGCAGATACTCTTAGCTTGTCCGTTGTAAACATCGTAGCACCTAGTCTTGAAAAATGTTATCGGGATATAATTTCTTCATCTTTAATTCCGTCTTGGGAACGAGTATGTGGCCAAATGTTCCAACAAATTAACGAGACATTTACTCGAGGTACCAAAGAAT ATACTGCATCAGTAGAAAGTTACATGGACAAACAAAGAAGAGTGCAGGAGAAGGGAAAAGATTTGATAGTACAAATGCAAAATGTCTCAGAAACCATGAAAAGCAACGCTGACAAATTAACTAGCAATTTGACGACTGAGATACATAAACAGtttcaaacagtttttaaaag tatgaaCGATAAGCTTACGAGTAATATACGAGACATTGTGATAGAACAGGTAAAACAAGGATTCAAAAGTCACGCCACTGTCATAGAAGACAGTGTTATGAATGCAGTCCGATCAAGGGCAGTTACTCCCTCGCCACTTCTGGATTCTCAT ATTTTTTCTGGCGATGCTTTGTAG